One stretch of Portunus trituberculatus isolate SZX2019 chromosome 23, ASM1759143v1, whole genome shotgun sequence DNA includes these proteins:
- the LOC123507922 gene encoding adenosine 3'-phospho 5'-phosphosulfate transporter 1-like isoform X2, with amino-acid sequence MADYTLAGLSESWVGSLTLNLLCYATVFVPGYFLIWYFKKSKYIERAGSGLVPRLITSCVYGQSYDKLATTDPSHTRSLPPEKSFSAKCMQLSFCFLGLQMSYLTWGVLQEKIMTKEYHNSEGSIGHFKDSQFLVFVNRILAFMLAAMYLTCTRQPRHTAPIYKYSYCSFSNIMSSWCQYEALKYVTFPTQVLAKASKVIPTMIMGKIIASKKYEYYEYVTAMLISVGMTLFLLGSTEAHGTTSSTTTMSGVIILVGYMSFDAFTSNWQGELFSQHKMSSVQMMCGVNLFSCLLTTTSLVQQGTFSLSLQFMLTYPAFFWDSLILSVCSATGQLFIYYTISVFGPVVFIIIMTIRQGLAILLSCFIYSHPITLMGILGILLVFTAIFLRIYCSYRLRQVQQRKTPPDTTKV; translated from the exons ATGGCAGACTACACGCTGGCCGGCCTGTCTGAGTCATGGGTTGGAAGTCTGACTCTGAACCTGCTGTGCTATGCTACAGTGTTTGTGCCGGGCTACTTCCTCATCTGGTACTTCAAGAAATCTAAATACATTGAGAGAGCTG GGTCCGGCCTTGTGCCTCGCCTCATCACCTCCTGTGTGTATGGCCAGAGCTATGACAAGCTGGCCACCACTGACCCCTCACACACCAGGTCACTGCCGCCAGAGAAATCCTTCAGTGCAAAGTGTATGCAGCTCAGCTTTTGTTTTCTTGGCCTCCAGATGTCCTACCTCACCTGGGGCGTCCTGCAGGAAAAGATCATGACAAAG GAATACCACAACTCTGAGGGAAGCATTGGCCACTTCAAGGACTCTCAGTTCCTGGTATTTGTGAATCGCATCCTGGCCTTCATGCTGGCGGCGATGTACCTCACCTGCACCCGCCAGCCACGCCACACAGCTCCCATCTACAAGTACTCCTACTGCTCCTTCTCCAACATCATGAGCTCCTGGTGTCAGTACGAGGCGCTCAAGTACGTCACTTTTCCCACGCAG gtCCTGGCCAAGGCGTCGAAGGTCATTCCTACAATGATAATGGGGAAGATAATTGCCTCCAAGAAGTACGAGTATTATGAGTATGTGACGGCCATGCTGATATCCGTCGGCATGACACTGTTCCTCCTCGGCTCCACAGAAGCCCACGGCA ccaccagcagcaccaccaccatgtctGGTGTCATCATCCTGGTGGGCTATATGTCCTTCGACGCCTTCACCTCCAACTGGCAGGGTGAGCTGTTCTCCCAGCACAAGATGTCCTCGGTGCAGATGATGTGTGGGGTCAACCTGTTCTCGTGCCTGCTGACCACTACCTCTCTGGTGCAGCAGGgcaccttctccctttccctgcaGTTCATGCTCACTTACCCGGCATTCTTCTGGGACAGTCTCATCCTCTCG GTGTGTTCTGCCACAGGTCAGCTGTTCATCTACTACACCATATCAGTGTTTGGGCCGGTagtgttcatcatcatcatgactaTCCGGCAG GGGCTGGCAATCCTTCTGTCCTGCTTCATCTACTCCCATCCCATCACTCTAATGGGCATCCTGGGCATCCTGCTGGTCTTCACCGCCATCTTCCTGCGCATCTACTGCAGCTACCGCCTCAGGCAGGTCCAGCAGAGGAAGACTCCCCCGGACACAACCAAGGTGTAA
- the LOC123507922 gene encoding adenosine 3'-phospho 5'-phosphosulfate transporter 1-like isoform X1 — protein MSASLHSPPTLAGSNQTRMADYTLAGLSESWVGSLTLNLLCYATVFVPGYFLIWYFKKSKYIERAGSGLVPRLITSCVYGQSYDKLATTDPSHTRSLPPEKSFSAKCMQLSFCFLGLQMSYLTWGVLQEKIMTKEYHNSEGSIGHFKDSQFLVFVNRILAFMLAAMYLTCTRQPRHTAPIYKYSYCSFSNIMSSWCQYEALKYVTFPTQVLAKASKVIPTMIMGKIIASKKYEYYEYVTAMLISVGMTLFLLGSTEAHGTTSSTTTMSGVIILVGYMSFDAFTSNWQGELFSQHKMSSVQMMCGVNLFSCLLTTTSLVQQGTFSLSLQFMLTYPAFFWDSLILSVCSATGQLFIYYTISVFGPVVFIIIMTIRQGLAILLSCFIYSHPITLMGILGILLVFTAIFLRIYCSYRLRQVQQRKTPPDTTKV, from the exons AACCAGACCAGAATGGCAGACTACACGCTGGCCGGCCTGTCTGAGTCATGGGTTGGAAGTCTGACTCTGAACCTGCTGTGCTATGCTACAGTGTTTGTGCCGGGCTACTTCCTCATCTGGTACTTCAAGAAATCTAAATACATTGAGAGAGCTG GGTCCGGCCTTGTGCCTCGCCTCATCACCTCCTGTGTGTATGGCCAGAGCTATGACAAGCTGGCCACCACTGACCCCTCACACACCAGGTCACTGCCGCCAGAGAAATCCTTCAGTGCAAAGTGTATGCAGCTCAGCTTTTGTTTTCTTGGCCTCCAGATGTCCTACCTCACCTGGGGCGTCCTGCAGGAAAAGATCATGACAAAG GAATACCACAACTCTGAGGGAAGCATTGGCCACTTCAAGGACTCTCAGTTCCTGGTATTTGTGAATCGCATCCTGGCCTTCATGCTGGCGGCGATGTACCTCACCTGCACCCGCCAGCCACGCCACACAGCTCCCATCTACAAGTACTCCTACTGCTCCTTCTCCAACATCATGAGCTCCTGGTGTCAGTACGAGGCGCTCAAGTACGTCACTTTTCCCACGCAG gtCCTGGCCAAGGCGTCGAAGGTCATTCCTACAATGATAATGGGGAAGATAATTGCCTCCAAGAAGTACGAGTATTATGAGTATGTGACGGCCATGCTGATATCCGTCGGCATGACACTGTTCCTCCTCGGCTCCACAGAAGCCCACGGCA ccaccagcagcaccaccaccatgtctGGTGTCATCATCCTGGTGGGCTATATGTCCTTCGACGCCTTCACCTCCAACTGGCAGGGTGAGCTGTTCTCCCAGCACAAGATGTCCTCGGTGCAGATGATGTGTGGGGTCAACCTGTTCTCGTGCCTGCTGACCACTACCTCTCTGGTGCAGCAGGgcaccttctccctttccctgcaGTTCATGCTCACTTACCCGGCATTCTTCTGGGACAGTCTCATCCTCTCG GTGTGTTCTGCCACAGGTCAGCTGTTCATCTACTACACCATATCAGTGTTTGGGCCGGTagtgttcatcatcatcatgactaTCCGGCAG GGGCTGGCAATCCTTCTGTCCTGCTTCATCTACTCCCATCCCATCACTCTAATGGGCATCCTGGGCATCCTGCTGGTCTTCACCGCCATCTTCCTGCGCATCTACTGCAGCTACCGCCTCAGGCAGGTCCAGCAGAGGAAGACTCCCCCGGACACAACCAAGGTGTAA